The Apibacter raozihei genome contains a region encoding:
- the folD gene encoding bifunctional methylenetetrahydrofolate dehydrogenase/methenyltetrahydrofolate cyclohydrolase FolD, translating into MANILDGIKLSKQIKQEIKEEVSKFVEKGNRAPHLSAILVGENGASVTYVDNKIKDCQAVGFRSSLVRLPETISEEELLNEISKLNIDDSLDGFIVQLPLPKHIDQEKIIMAINPDKDVDGFHPENFGKMALEMDGFLPATPYGIMVMLERYNISTEGKDVVVIGRSRIVGKPMSILMSRKGNPGDSTVTLTHSKTKDLVEYTKKADIVITALGVPHFLKAEMIKDGAVIVDVGITRVDDSTKERGFYLAGDVDFSEVAAKASWITPVPGGVGPMTRAMLLKNTMQSYTNNIQ; encoded by the coding sequence ATGGCTAATATTTTAGATGGAATAAAATTATCCAAACAGATTAAACAGGAAATTAAAGAGGAAGTCTCTAAATTTGTGGAAAAAGGCAATAGAGCTCCCCATTTATCCGCTATTTTGGTGGGCGAAAACGGGGCCAGCGTAACCTATGTTGATAATAAGATTAAAGATTGTCAGGCAGTAGGATTTCGTTCATCTTTGGTAAGACTCCCCGAAACAATTTCTGAAGAAGAATTGCTTAATGAAATAAGTAAATTAAATATTGATGATTCATTAGACGGATTCATTGTACAACTACCTCTTCCCAAACATATAGATCAGGAAAAAATAATTATGGCAATAAATCCTGATAAAGATGTAGATGGATTCCATCCGGAGAATTTCGGTAAAATGGCTTTAGAGATGGATGGTTTTCTTCCCGCAACCCCATATGGAATCATGGTAATGTTGGAAAGATATAACATATCTACAGAAGGTAAAGATGTAGTTGTTATTGGAAGAAGCCGTATTGTAGGAAAACCTATGAGTATTTTAATGAGCAGAAAAGGCAATCCGGGAGATTCAACCGTTACTCTTACTCACTCAAAAACTAAAGATTTAGTAGAATATACAAAAAAAGCGGATATTGTGATCACTGCATTAGGGGTTCCTCATTTCTTAAAAGCAGAAATGATCAAAGACGGTGCTGTTATTGTAGATGTAGGTATCACAAGAGTAGATGACTCTACGAAAGAAAGAGGTTTCTATTTAGCAGGTGATGTTGATTTTTCCGAAGTTGCAGCAAAAGCTTCCTGGATTACCCCTGTTCCTGGTGGAGTAGGACCTATGACTAGAGCTATGTTGCTTAAAAATACGATGCAGTCTTACACAAATAATATACAATAA
- a CDS encoding thiol-disulfide oxidoreductase DCC family protein, translating into MSFSIIFFDGVCNLCNSTIQFLIKQDVNKQFKFASLQSETGQKFLQERELSDKQFNSIIFYEPNQAYYTKSTAALKIAQKLGFPFNLAQVLYILPSFIRDWGYSLIANNRYRWFGKKESCMIPTPESKDRFLP; encoded by the coding sequence ATGAGTTTTTCAATAATTTTTTTTGACGGAGTTTGTAATTTATGCAATTCAACTATTCAGTTTCTTATAAAACAGGATGTCAATAAGCAATTTAAATTTGCATCACTTCAATCTGAAACCGGACAAAAGTTTTTACAAGAGAGAGAGCTTTCAGATAAACAATTTAATTCCATAATATTTTACGAACCTAACCAAGCCTATTATACTAAAAGCACAGCCGCTTTAAAGATAGCCCAAAAACTTGGCTTTCCTTTCAATCTTGCTCAAGTATTATACATCTTACCTTCATTTATCAGAGATTGGGGATATAGTCTTATAGCCAATAACAGATATCGTTGGTTTGGAAAGAAAGAAAGTTGTATGATTCCTACTCCGGAATCAAAAGACAGATTTTTGCCATAG
- a CDS encoding phosphatidate cytidylyltransferase — MKTLIVRSLSGLVYVLIIFLCTTNYLSDLLYLFLDIKIPSYYFLYGLMSFFLLGCLWETTRMLKFSSILYQILSFGLAGIIYYMFSKDFFWNSFSFGNLYLKHVLMLLLFLMSVTTLFRFSNELSTDSAKLIFSAIYIGLPFSFSLVIPNSTSPLTPEIFYVFLLIWISDTFAYLVGSKFGKTKLAPKISPNKSIEGLLGGIVFTCISGFIINSIYPDLRGNWIIISLLIAIFAPIGDLAESKLKRMFGVKDSGNLMPGHGGVLDRLDSFIFCIPAIFAYYLIITIL; from the coding sequence GTGAAAACTTTAATTGTACGGTCTTTATCCGGTTTAGTGTATGTGTTAATAATTTTTCTTTGCACTACTAATTATTTGTCAGATTTACTTTATTTATTTTTAGATATTAAAATTCCATCCTACTATTTTTTATATGGATTGATGAGTTTTTTCTTGTTAGGATGTTTATGGGAAACTACAAGAATGCTTAAATTTTCTTCCATTTTGTATCAGATACTGTCTTTTGGCCTGGCAGGCATCATTTATTATATGTTTTCAAAAGATTTTTTTTGGAATAGTTTTAGTTTTGGTAACCTTTATCTAAAGCATGTTTTAATGTTATTGCTGTTTCTTATGTCAGTTACCACGCTTTTTCGATTTTCAAATGAACTTTCTACAGATAGTGCTAAACTCATTTTTTCAGCCATTTATATAGGTCTCCCTTTTAGTTTTAGTTTAGTTATTCCCAATAGTACCAGTCCGTTAACTCCCGAAATATTTTATGTTTTTCTTCTTATTTGGATCAGCGATACATTTGCATATTTAGTAGGAAGTAAGTTTGGTAAAACCAAGCTGGCACCGAAAATATCACCTAATAAATCAATTGAAGGTTTATTGGGAGGAATTGTTTTTACCTGTATCTCCGGATTTATTATAAATTCAATATATCCTGATTTAAGAGGAAATTGGATAATAATTAGTTTATTAATTGCTATATTTGCCCCAATAGGAGATTTAGCAGAATCAAAGTTAAAACGAATGTTTGGAGTTAAAGATTCCGGAAACCTTATGCCTGGGCATGGAGGTGTTTTAGATCGGTTAGATAGCTTTATATTTTGTATTCCCGCCATATTTGCTTATTATTTAATAATTACCATTTTATGA
- a CDS encoding biotin--[acetyl-CoA-carboxylase] ligase has product MPLQYFDEINSTNEYIRNNIYKFKENFSGIFTFNQLRGKGQRDSEWICEPEKNIALTFCLSDPFISIINLSFWVGLISCDFLEKESGLSASIKWPNDIIIRKKKISGILIEKTQDTFIIGIGINIMQSTFDSLSSATSLNLLTNKNYNLVNLTEKLYLHFQEHYSLLFENKCLLEKYNLKLFGRNKVMTFSINQKQHNGIIEKVTKDGLLCVNIENMGTKLFRNKEIKFLY; this is encoded by the coding sequence ATGCCACTACAGTATTTTGACGAAATTAACTCAACAAATGAATATATACGCAATAATATATACAAATTTAAGGAGAATTTTTCTGGTATATTTACCTTTAATCAGCTTAGGGGAAAGGGACAACGAGATTCTGAATGGATATGTGAACCAGAAAAAAACATAGCTCTGACATTTTGTCTTTCAGATCCTTTTATCTCAATAATTAACCTTAGTTTCTGGGTTGGATTAATTAGCTGTGATTTTTTAGAAAAAGAATCTGGATTATCTGCCAGTATAAAATGGCCCAATGACATTATTATCAGGAAGAAAAAAATATCGGGCATACTTATAGAAAAAACTCAGGATACTTTTATTATAGGTATAGGCATCAACATTATGCAATCTACTTTTGATTCGCTTAGCAGTGCAACTTCACTTAATTTACTGACAAATAAGAATTACAACCTTGTCAATTTGACTGAAAAATTATATTTACATTTTCAAGAACACTACTCTCTTTTATTTGAAAATAAATGTCTTTTAGAAAAATATAATTTAAAATTATTTGGCAGAAATAAAGTGATGACTTTTTCCATAAACCAGAAACAGCATAATGGTATTATCGAAAAAGTCACCAAAGATGGTCTATTATGTGTAAATATTGAAAATATGGGAACAAAATTATTCAGAAATAAAGAAATAAAATTTTTGTATTAA
- a CDS encoding phosphatidylserine decarboxylase family protein, whose protein sequence is MRFHREGKTIITVSVLLFLLISGFSYYFIHCWALLIIIPLAVILGLVIWFFRNPIREYDAQTDEIIAPVDGKVVIVKEVYEKEFLKAQCIQVSVFMSPLNVHVCRYPVTGKVIFKKYHPGKFLVAWHEKSSELNERTTVVVENPGGQKVLFRQIAGALARRIVMYSEIDDSANAGKEFGFIKFGSRMDVFLPLGTEILVKVGDVIPDGGKRVIARLK, encoded by the coding sequence ATGAGATTTCACAGAGAAGGAAAAACTATAATTACTGTAAGTGTTTTATTATTTTTATTAATAAGCGGATTTTCTTACTATTTTATTCATTGCTGGGCGTTATTAATAATAATTCCTTTAGCGGTAATTTTAGGTCTTGTCATTTGGTTCTTTAGGAATCCAATAAGAGAATACGATGCCCAAACTGATGAAATTATTGCACCGGTTGATGGTAAAGTAGTCATTGTTAAAGAAGTTTATGAAAAAGAATTCTTAAAGGCTCAGTGCATACAGGTCTCGGTTTTCATGTCTCCTTTGAATGTACATGTTTGTCGATATCCTGTAACTGGTAAAGTTATATTTAAAAAATATCATCCGGGTAAATTTTTGGTAGCATGGCATGAAAAATCATCTGAATTAAATGAAAGAACTACTGTAGTGGTTGAAAACCCGGGCGGTCAAAAAGTTTTATTCAGACAAATAGCAGGGGCTTTGGCACGAAGAATTGTGATGTATTCTGAAATAGATGATTCAGCAAATGCAGGAAAAGAATTTGGTTTTATAAAATTCGGTTCAAGAATGGATGTTTTTCTTCCATTAGGTACAGAAATTTTAGTTAAAGTAGGTGATGTAATACCTGATGGAGGAAAAAGAGTTATAGCCAGATTAAAATAA
- a CDS encoding acyl carrier protein phosphodiesterase, with product MNIVAHQLLSYNIPDIQVGNILGEIVRGKDYQNYPPTISAGILLHRNIDSFTDFHPIVKETTSIFHESYGKFAPIITDVVYDYFLIKNWHLFCDIEFEKFKKSCYDLVQSKELLFPTRLNDILKLLIQDDWFEKYRTFEGIEWTLYNLSKKSKFHSNMSNSLKEIYLQEKNIERQFMRFYPQLQTFCREFILKQVPEYKKLIKRNSPKRL from the coding sequence ATGAACATAGTTGCCCATCAATTGCTTTCGTATAACATACCGGATATACAAGTCGGTAATATTTTGGGTGAAATTGTTCGTGGTAAAGATTATCAGAATTATCCTCCCACTATATCCGCCGGAATTCTACTTCATAGAAATATTGATTCTTTTACTGATTTTCACCCTATAGTTAAAGAAACTACCAGTATTTTTCATGAGTCTTACGGTAAGTTCGCACCTATTATTACTGACGTTGTCTATGACTATTTTTTAATTAAAAACTGGCATTTATTCTGTGATATTGAGTTTGAAAAGTTTAAAAAATCCTGCTATGATTTAGTACAGTCTAAAGAACTTCTTTTTCCTACCCGTCTTAATGACATTTTAAAATTACTTATTCAAGACGACTGGTTTGAAAAATACAGAACTTTTGAAGGTATTGAATGGACTCTTTATAATCTGAGTAAAAAATCAAAATTTCATTCTAATATGAGTAATTCTCTTAAAGAAATATACTTACAGGAAAAAAATATAGAAAGACAATTTATGCGATTTTATCCGCAACTTCAGACATTTTGCAGGGAATTTATTCTTAAACAGGTACCCGAATATAAAAAATTAATTAAAAGAAACAGTCCGAAACGTTTATGA
- the ftsH gene encoding ATP-dependent zinc metalloprotease FtsH, whose translation METNNNNNKKKKENKPFSFNWFYGILIIFAVLLLSNEFLFSSNDAKIDSAKFFTYLEKGYVNKVVFVNESSEVKVYLTPEAMKNPEVYKNNNQGIGMFSQMSDSPQYSFIAGDKQLFEKRFNEDKVNFNLKTNLEFQNPSPWGGIFIQLLLPILFFALIWFFLFRRMAGGGAGGGGQIFSIGRSKAKLFDENDNMRVTFKDVAGLEGAKEEVEEIVDFLKNPKKYTKLGGKIPKGALLVGPPGTGKTLLAKAVAGEAKVPFFSLSGSDFVEMFVGVGASRVRDLFRQAKEKSPSIIFIDEIDAIGRARGKNNFTGSNDERENTLNQLLTEMDGFSTDVSVIVLAATNRADILDKALMRPGRFDRSIYVDLPDLNERKEIFQVHLKPLKLEEDLDIEFLAKQTPGFSGADIANVCNEAALIAARKDKDNVGKQDFLDAVDRIIGGLEKKNKVIKPHEKKRVAFHEAGHATISWMVEHAAPLLKVTIVPRGRSLGAAWYLPEERQLTTTEQMQDEICATLGGRAAEEVIFGNISTGALSDLERVTKQANAMVTIYGLSDQIGNISYYDSSGNEYGFTKPYSEVTAETIDKEISKIIEIQYKRAIQILTENKDKLTSLANKLLEKEVIFKEDLEEVFGKRLFGEETFSEQIVEEEEKEEKTE comes from the coding sequence TTGGAAACAAACAACAATAATAATAAAAAGAAAAAGGAAAATAAACCATTTTCATTTAACTGGTTTTACGGTATATTAATCATTTTTGCTGTTTTGTTACTTTCAAATGAATTTTTATTTTCAAGTAACGACGCCAAAATAGATTCAGCAAAATTTTTTACATATCTTGAAAAAGGATATGTAAATAAAGTTGTATTTGTAAATGAGTCCTCAGAGGTCAAAGTTTACCTTACTCCTGAGGCTATGAAAAATCCTGAAGTATATAAAAATAATAATCAGGGAATTGGTATGTTTAGTCAAATGTCTGACAGTCCGCAATATTCATTCATAGCAGGGGATAAACAACTATTTGAAAAAAGATTCAATGAAGATAAAGTCAATTTCAACTTAAAGACTAACTTGGAATTTCAGAATCCAAGTCCTTGGGGAGGAATATTTATACAGCTTTTACTTCCCATATTATTCTTTGCACTAATCTGGTTTTTTCTTTTCAGAAGAATGGCAGGAGGAGGTGCAGGTGGTGGCGGACAAATTTTTAGCATTGGCCGTTCCAAAGCAAAGCTTTTTGATGAAAATGACAATATGAGAGTTACATTTAAAGATGTGGCAGGTCTTGAAGGAGCAAAAGAGGAAGTTGAAGAAATTGTAGACTTTCTTAAAAATCCAAAAAAATACACCAAATTAGGAGGTAAAATTCCGAAAGGTGCTTTACTGGTAGGTCCTCCGGGAACAGGTAAAACCCTTTTAGCCAAAGCAGTGGCAGGAGAAGCTAAAGTTCCATTCTTTTCACTTTCAGGTTCAGATTTCGTTGAAATGTTTGTGGGAGTAGGAGCCTCCAGAGTACGAGATTTGTTCCGTCAGGCTAAAGAAAAATCACCATCAATTATTTTTATTGATGAAATTGATGCCATTGGTAGAGCTCGAGGTAAAAACAATTTTACAGGTTCAAATGATGAACGAGAAAATACTTTAAATCAGTTATTGACTGAAATGGATGGTTTTTCGACCGATGTAAGTGTTATCGTTTTAGCAGCTACTAACCGTGCAGATATATTAGATAAGGCACTGATGCGCCCGGGACGTTTTGATCGTTCAATCTATGTAGATTTGCCTGATTTAAATGAAAGAAAAGAAATTTTTCAGGTTCATTTAAAACCATTAAAACTTGAAGAAGATTTAGATATAGAGTTTTTAGCTAAGCAAACACCAGGTTTTAGTGGTGCTGATATAGCAAACGTATGTAACGAGGCAGCACTTATTGCAGCCAGAAAAGATAAGGATAATGTAGGTAAACAAGATTTCCTTGATGCTGTAGACCGAATTATTGGAGGTCTTGAGAAGAAAAATAAGGTGATAAAACCTCATGAAAAGAAAAGAGTAGCTTTTCATGAAGCCGGACATGCTACAATTAGCTGGATGGTTGAGCATGCAGCTCCGCTTTTGAAAGTTACTATAGTTCCGAGAGGAAGATCATTAGGAGCTGCCTGGTATCTTCCGGAAGAGAGACAACTGACAACTACAGAGCAAATGCAGGATGAGATATGTGCTACTTTAGGTGGAAGAGCAGCTGAAGAAGTTATTTTTGGTAATATTTCTACCGGAGCCTTATCTGATTTAGAAAGAGTGACTAAGCAAGCAAATGCTATGGTTACTATTTATGGATTAAGTGATCAGATAGGGAATATATCTTATTATGATAGTTCAGGTAATGAATATGGGTTTACCAAACCTTATTCAGAAGTAACAGCAGAAACTATAGATAAAGAAATATCAAAAATTATTGAAATTCAATATAAAAGAGCGATTCAGATATTAACAGAAAATAAAGATAAACTTACCAGCTTAGCCAATAAGCTCCTTGAAAAAGAAGTTATATTTAAAGAAGACCTGGAAGAAGTTTTTGGTAAAAGATTGTTTGGTGAAGAAACGTTTTCCGAACAAATAGTTGAGGAAGAAGAAAAAGAGGAAAAAACTGAATAA
- a CDS encoding DUF4260 domain-containing protein: MKNLLKAEELAQFGLGIYLFSLTGYSGWIFSLVLLLPDLSMIGYLKNAKTGAVLYNIFHHKGIAILIYLGGVYSNISEMELVGIVLYSHSCMDRFFGYGLKYFKGFSYTNLGRIGKIKNH, translated from the coding sequence ATGAAAAATCTTTTAAAAGCAGAAGAACTTGCTCAGTTCGGTTTAGGTATCTATTTGTTTTCATTGACCGGATATTCCGGTTGGATATTTTCCTTAGTACTTTTACTTCCTGATTTATCTATGATTGGCTATCTAAAAAATGCTAAAACCGGAGCTGTACTTTATAATATTTTTCATCATAAAGGTATTGCTATATTAATTTATCTGGGAGGAGTTTATAGTAATATTTCCGAGATGGAACTTGTAGGAATAGTACTATATTCACATTCCTGTATGGATCGTTTTTTCGGTTACGGATTAAAATATTTTAAAGGCTTTTCGTATACAAATTTAGGCAGAATAGGAAAGATAAAAAATCATTAG
- a CDS encoding tetratricopeptide repeat protein — MEDFFDNELVNRFEDMLDKNESVYFESDEFCEIISFYLDIYDYEYALKALDIAFALYPANIDLKIKQLEYYVGIEDLHNSFTLIEELRDLCYTDTDYLIATARYWSLRKLPYKAIDFYNLALENEEDEDYIFNCLGNEYLEINEPGLALSSYKKALEYNSKDEYSLFSCIHCFEVLHQNRECIAFLKQYIDINPYSEEAWFQLGLQYLNLNRYEKALYAFDYVIIINQKSIAGYTQKAFCFEKLNQWNKAIETYEDSLDFDDTAAFTHFKIGQAFNKMRKSIQALNSFQKAVKEDPQFDKAWFEISNIHDSLGNNEDALFYIKKALDIESKDVNYWKKYAYLNIQSGRYKEASDSFEIIVELEPNHFHNWLAYSELLISLGEYSKAAEILHKSFKNFNRAELYYQLGNCYFLMKNLDKGEHFLKMALKLNPTIKEEMQEKYSIFLKDSRKSKNPDKNLNI, encoded by the coding sequence GTGGAAGATTTTTTTGACAATGAATTAGTTAACAGGTTTGAAGACATGCTTGATAAAAATGAATCGGTTTATTTTGAATCTGATGAGTTTTGTGAAATTATATCTTTCTATCTGGATATTTATGATTATGAATATGCTCTAAAAGCACTGGATATAGCATTTGCGTTATACCCAGCTAATATAGATTTAAAAATTAAACAGCTGGAATATTATGTAGGTATTGAAGATTTACATAATTCCTTTACGCTTATCGAGGAGCTAAGAGATCTTTGCTATACAGATACTGATTACCTCATCGCTACAGCTCGTTACTGGTCATTAAGAAAACTTCCGTATAAAGCTATCGATTTTTATAATCTTGCTTTGGAAAATGAAGAAGATGAAGATTATATTTTTAACTGTTTAGGAAATGAATATCTGGAAATCAATGAACCCGGACTAGCTTTATCTTCCTATAAAAAAGCTCTGGAATATAACAGCAAAGATGAGTATTCTTTATTCTCTTGTATCCATTGTTTCGAGGTTCTTCATCAAAACAGAGAATGTATTGCTTTTCTTAAACAATATATAGATATTAATCCATATTCAGAAGAAGCCTGGTTTCAGTTAGGATTGCAGTATCTTAATCTGAACCGTTATGAAAAAGCTCTCTATGCTTTTGACTATGTTATCATAATCAATCAAAAAAGCATTGCCGGTTATACTCAAAAAGCATTTTGTTTTGAAAAACTAAATCAGTGGAATAAAGCAATTGAAACTTATGAGGATTCATTAGACTTTGACGATACTGCTGCCTTTACTCATTTTAAAATAGGACAGGCATTTAACAAAATGCGAAAAAGTATTCAGGCTTTAAATTCGTTTCAGAAAGCGGTTAAAGAAGACCCTCAGTTTGATAAGGCTTGGTTTGAAATATCGAATATTCATGATTCTTTGGGCAACAATGAGGATGCTCTTTTTTATATAAAAAAAGCATTGGATATAGAATCCAAAGATGTTAATTACTGGAAAAAGTACGCCTATCTTAATATTCAGTCCGGAAGATACAAAGAAGCTTCAGATTCATTCGAAATCATTGTTGAGCTTGAACCCAATCATTTTCATAACTGGCTGGCTTATTCAGAATTATTAATTAGTTTAGGAGAATATTCCAAAGCTGCAGAAATATTGCATAAAAGCTTTAAAAACTTTAACCGAGCTGAACTTTATTACCAATTAGGGAACTGTTATTTCCTTATGAAAAATCTGGATAAAGGTGAACATTTTTTAAAAATGGCATTAAAATTGAACCCGACAATTAAAGAAGAAATGCAGGAAAAATATTCGATTTTCCTTAAAGATAGCAGAAAGTCAAAAAACCCTGATAAAAACTTAAATATCTAA
- the rsfS gene encoding ribosome silencing factor, whose protein sequence is MAETQIDKKVLLENIIKGIEEVKGYDITVLDFTKLENTITDYFVVCTGGTNTQVSAIANSVERFVRTQLREKPWHVEGLDNQQWVLMDYVSIVVHIFQPEFRDYYDLENLWGDVEVTRIPNAD, encoded by the coding sequence ATGGCAGAGACACAGATTGACAAAAAAGTTTTATTAGAAAATATAATAAAAGGTATAGAAGAGGTTAAAGGATATGACATAACTGTTTTAGATTTTACGAAATTAGAGAATACAATTACAGATTATTTTGTTGTCTGTACAGGAGGAACAAATACTCAGGTTTCTGCTATTGCTAATTCTGTAGAAAGATTTGTCCGAACACAATTAAGGGAAAAACCATGGCATGTTGAAGGATTAGATAATCAGCAGTGGGTGCTTATGGATTATGTATCAATTGTGGTTCATATTTTTCAGCCTGAGTTTAGAGATTATTATGATTTGGAAAACTTATGGGGGGATGTAGAAGTGACCAGGATTCCCAATGCAGACTAA
- a CDS encoding HmuY family protein, producing MKNTLIIFILSFALFSSCSEDNSPIDVPQPSGAILDLNVGGPSEPNQVWVALDVKNMKVTPRNAWDFGFYCGNEFRVIINTSLQMAAGKLDVTDIDSVSETDVASLKPIIAIGTSQTDNINYVDDVKGNYLQRTAIDAVSQNNDENKVYLINMGYDLYYGSSTSLNIKGEHRGWKKIRILRNGTNGYKIQYANLSDTTHEEFVINKKADYDFNFLSLEKGIADVQPPKTDWDLCYTVFVNEIPGHGTYSYSDFITTNMMNNVSVYMASVSEVGSYDAFERKNVDYTKFITDDQRVIGASWRTTFGGATAYTDRFYILKDHVGTLYKIRFIKLTDSNNNRGYPQFEFDVLN from the coding sequence ATGAAAAACACACTTATTATATTCATTCTATCCTTCGCTTTATTTTCAAGCTGTTCGGAAGATAACAGCCCTATAGATGTACCTCAACCTTCAGGTGCAATCTTAGACCTTAATGTAGGAGGACCTTCCGAACCTAATCAGGTCTGGGTTGCCCTGGATGTAAAAAACATGAAAGTCACCCCGAGAAATGCCTGGGATTTTGGATTTTACTGCGGAAACGAGTTCAGAGTTATTATTAATACTTCTTTGCAAATGGCTGCCGGAAAATTAGATGTAACCGATATAGATTCAGTTTCAGAAACAGATGTTGCCTCGCTAAAACCAATTATAGCCATCGGAACTTCCCAAACTGATAACATTAATTACGTAGACGATGTTAAGGGCAATTATCTTCAAAGAACTGCTATTGATGCTGTAAGCCAAAATAATGATGAAAACAAAGTATATCTTATAAACATGGGATATGATTTGTATTATGGTTCAAGTACTTCTTTAAATATTAAAGGAGAGCACAGAGGATGGAAAAAGATCCGAATATTGAGGAATGGTACGAATGGGTACAAAATTCAATATGCAAATCTTTCTGATACTACTCATGAAGAATTTGTAATTAACAAAAAAGCAGATTATGATTTTAATTTTTTAAGCCTTGAAAAAGGAATTGCAGATGTACAACCTCCAAAAACGGATTGGGATTTATGTTATACTGTCTTTGTTAATGAAATTCCTGGACACGGCACTTATTCATACTCAGATTTTATTACAACAAATATGATGAATAATGTTTCGGTATATATGGCAAGCGTTTCGGAAGTAGGAAGCTATGATGCTTTTGAAAGAAAAAATGTTGATTATACTAAATTTATTACTGATGATCAAAGAGTAATCGGCGCTAGCTGGAGAACTACATTTGGTGGAGCTACTGCTTACACTGACAGATTTTACATATTAAAAGATCATGTTGGAACCCTTTATAAAATCAGATTTATCAAGTTAACCGACAGCAATAATAACCGGGGATATCCTCAATTTGAGTTTGATGTTCTTAATTAA